The segment TTGTCCGCAATGAAAGGAGTGCACATCAACCATGACACAGCTTGTACGCTTTGAAATCGTAACCGAAAATATTGGACTGATTACCCTATCAAGACCAGAGGCTGCGAATGCAATGTCTGTCCAATTATTGCGTGAGCTATCCGATACACTTGATCAAATTAATGGTGATCCAGCAGTACGTGTAGTTTTACTAACAGGTGCAGGGGAGAAGGCATTTTGTGCAGGTGCAGACTTAAAAGAACGTAAGGGGATGTCTGATCGACAAGTCAAGCAAATTGTACAGCTAATTGGTGCAACTGTAGCAAAGGTAGAGGCACTTGCTCAGCCAGTTATTGCGGTATTGAATGGTGTAGCCTTTGGCGGAGGGCTAGAGCTAGCACTTGCCTGTGATTTACGTCTTGCAGCTACACATGTAAAGCTAGGTTTAACAGAAACATCTCTTGGTATTATTCCGGGAGCTGGCGGGACACAGCGATTGCCACGGCTTATTGGTGTTGGGAAAGCAAAGGAATTGATTTATACAGCTCGTAGATTAAATGCAGATGAAGCGCAAAGCTTTGGCATTGTTGAATATGTTTACGATGGTCGTGAATTGTTGGAGAAGGCACAGCAGCTTGCGCAGGAGATGGCGAAAAACGCACCATTATCATTAATACAAGCGAAAATTGCTATTAATCAGGGTGTAGAGGTAGAGTTAGCAACTGGTTTAAAAATTGAATCACTGGCATATAGTGCATTGATCCCGACAGAAGACCGATTAGAGGGCTTGCTGGCCTTTCAGGAAAAGCGAGCACCACAATACTCAGGGAAATAAAGGGGAAAAGCTTGGCATACCGTAATAGATTATTGTGCATAAAAAGTGTGCCAGTAAAATGCTGTTATGGATTGGCAAAGGGAGGAATAAAGTATGAGCAATATATCAACCGAAAATACATCACCAACAATGAAGGAGCAAATTTTAGCAGGCGGTGCACCAAAATATCATGATAAAAACGCACAACAAGGAAAGCTATTTGTACGTGAACGTCTTGAGTTATTACTAGATGATGGACTGCAATCAGAGGACGGTCTTTATGCAAACTGCTTAGCAGGGGATTTACCTGCTGATGGTGTTGTAACGGGGATTGGTAAAATTCATGGTCGTACAGTTTGTGTACTTGCCAATGATTCAACAATTAAAGCTGGCTCTTGGGGGAAACGTACCGTTGAAAAAATGATTCGTATTCAAGAAACTGCTGAGAAGCTGAACTGTCCATTATTATATTTAGTTGATTCAGCAGGGGCACGTATTACAGACCAGTTAGAAATGTTCCCAGGTCGCCGTGGGGCAGGACGCATTTTCTATAATCAAGTAAAGCTGTCAGGAAAAGTGCCACAAATTTGCTTATTATTTGGGCCATCTGCAGCAGGTGGGGCTTATATTCCTGCCTTTTGCGATATTGTGGTGATGGTGGAAGGCAATGCATCCATGTATTTAGGGTCGCCTCGTATGGCAGAAATGGTTATTGGAGAGAAGGTTGATTTAGAAACAATGGGCGGCGCAAAAATGCATTGCTCCGTTTCAGGCTGTGGGGATGTACTTGTAAAAACAGAGCAGGAGGCGATTGCCTATGCTCGAAAATATTTGGGCTATTTCCCAAACAACTACGCAGAGCGCAGCAAGGTAGAGGAGCCTAAATTACCTGCTTCATTTGATAAATCGATAGCAGAATTAATACCGCAAAATCAAAATGTGCCATTTGATATGTATAAGCTAATTGAGCGTATTATTGACGAAGATTCGTTTTGTGAGGTTAAGAAACTATTTGCACCAGAGTTAATTACAGGTCTTGCACGTATTAATGGGCAGTCTGTCGGCATTATTGCGAATCAGCCGCGTGTAAAGGGGGGCGTGCTATTCCACGACTCTGCGGATAAAGCTGCGAAATTTATTTCTCTTTGTGATGCTTTCAACATCCCGCTATTATTCCTAGCAGATGTTCCAGGCTTTATGATTGGTACACAAGTGGAGAAGGCTGGCATTATTCGGCATGGTGCGAAAATGATTTTTGCGATGAGTGAGGCAACAGTTCCAAAGATTACAGTAATTGTCCGTAAGGCATATGGTGCAGGCTTATATGCCATGGCAGGCCCAGCATTTGAGCCTGATTGCTGTATCGCATTCGCCAATGCACAAATTGCGGTAATGGGACCAGAGGCTGCTGTTAATGCAGTGTATGCCAATAAAATTGCTGAGCTACCAAAAGAGGAGCAAGCAAGCTTTATTGCCGAGAAGCGTAAAGAATATCAAGAGGAAATTGATGTGTACCGCTTAGCATCAGAGCTTATTATTGACGATGTCATTGAGCCAAATGATTTACGTAAGGTATTAGAAAATCGTTTAGAGCTTTATATGTCAAAATACTTACTATTCTCAGAGCGTAAGCATGGGGTAAATCCTGTATAAATTACTTGTTAGGCTGCCTTATTTATAGAGGCAGTCTTTTTTCTTGATATAAGTTCTAGGCTGCTATTTGTGTATAGAAAATGAAAACAGCAATGACACTGAAATAGTGCTTCAACCTAATAAGCTGATAATAATAAATTAGGTAGCCTATTTTATTATAAGTAACCAATTGCTTTTATAGAAAGGGATGACTTTACATAAAGCTTAATTAAAAATAGTGGATGAAGCTGTATTGTACGGAAAAATTAAAAGAATCCATTTTGACAAAAGATTAATCAAAATGGATTCTATCTAGCAGAATTTAAACTTTGGTTTTATGAAAAATTTATGCATTTGCTACTTATATTGCTCTACAATAGCGCCCCGCAATTGAATAACGAAAGTACCTTATAATTAAAATATACTTATTTTGCCGTTATTTAATAGAATGGCCAGAATAGCGGTACTAATACAACACATACAATAAGTTGAATA is part of the Lysinibacillus sp. FSL K6-0232 genome and harbors:
- a CDS encoding enoyl-CoA hydratase, which translates into the protein MTQLVRFEIVTENIGLITLSRPEAANAMSVQLLRELSDTLDQINGDPAVRVVLLTGAGEKAFCAGADLKERKGMSDRQVKQIVQLIGATVAKVEALAQPVIAVLNGVAFGGGLELALACDLRLAATHVKLGLTETSLGIIPGAGGTQRLPRLIGVGKAKELIYTARRLNADEAQSFGIVEYVYDGRELLEKAQQLAQEMAKNAPLSLIQAKIAINQGVEVELATGLKIESLAYSALIPTEDRLEGLLAFQEKRAPQYSGK
- a CDS encoding acyl-CoA carboxylase subunit beta: MSNISTENTSPTMKEQILAGGAPKYHDKNAQQGKLFVRERLELLLDDGLQSEDGLYANCLAGDLPADGVVTGIGKIHGRTVCVLANDSTIKAGSWGKRTVEKMIRIQETAEKLNCPLLYLVDSAGARITDQLEMFPGRRGAGRIFYNQVKLSGKVPQICLLFGPSAAGGAYIPAFCDIVVMVEGNASMYLGSPRMAEMVIGEKVDLETMGGAKMHCSVSGCGDVLVKTEQEAIAYARKYLGYFPNNYAERSKVEEPKLPASFDKSIAELIPQNQNVPFDMYKLIERIIDEDSFCEVKKLFAPELITGLARINGQSVGIIANQPRVKGGVLFHDSADKAAKFISLCDAFNIPLLFLADVPGFMIGTQVEKAGIIRHGAKMIFAMSEATVPKITVIVRKAYGAGLYAMAGPAFEPDCCIAFANAQIAVMGPEAAVNAVYANKIAELPKEEQASFIAEKRKEYQEEIDVYRLASELIIDDVIEPNDLRKVLENRLELYMSKYLLFSERKHGVNPV